The sequence below is a genomic window from Coffea arabica cultivar ET-39 chromosome 8e, Coffea Arabica ET-39 HiFi, whole genome shotgun sequence.
GAAATGAATGGGAGCTGATGATAATTGTTTTTATGGGAGTGAATAATTCTTAGACAGGAATTGGATTGTTTGCGACAGAAGAGAGGCTGCTGCAGAAGAGTGAGAAACCGTTAGAATCTTGGCGGTTGAAGCTGCAACTGCTGGttccctccttttttttttttcctttattttcaatttaattACATTCACGTCCCTTGAGTTGTGTTATTTCTGTGTCCCTACTCGACATATTTGATATTGAATCCCTGATAATCAGTGCTACTTTCAATTGAGTCCATAACATTGATATATCAACTTTTTAACACGTCTAGCCTAATCCCTAACTTGTCAATAGGGATTGAATGCAATccaaaagttaaaaaatttcttgtttATCGCGTGATGATaaagtttcaactttcaatCCTCCTCTTGGTTTGCTTTTCCTCCTCCCCTGTTCTTGCTTCCCCCTCTTTGTACCCAAGTAGGAAAAAAATTGGAAGTACTGAAAATGAGGGACAACAAGAATTCTAGTACTGAAAATGAGGGATTAAAACTGTAGTTTGCCTAAAAGAATAAATGAGCCATTGATGAGCAATGTGTGAAAAGTTTATCAACAATGATTTCGCTTGTTTAcaatcaaaattgaaagaaTCAGCTTCGGCATCTAGAAGAAATATGCCTAATATGCAAGCCATAAAAAACAAGTAACAAAAGAGGGCTAAGTGATGCCTAAAAAAAggttcattcaatcattcaatcatcaaaCTCCTAAGCTGGAAAGCGAAAAGATCAAAGCTCCAACTGCTACTGAAACCAGTATAGGGATTTTGAACAAAGCATTGGCACCATTGCACTGATCATTTGCACCACTAAAGCATCCAGGCCTGCTTATCTTGGCCACACCTCCCTCCAAGACAAAGCTGCTGTTTGATGTGCCATTGCTAAAGAGCACACACCAGAAGTAGGGAGAACCACCATCTGAACCACTTACAGCAGCACCAACCTCTGTGTGATTTTTACTGTACAGTATCTCCAAGCTCTTACTGTTTTTCATTAGAATCCCAGAGAATGCTTCATCAGGCTTCACATACTTGGTCTCACACCCCAGTAAACGGCCAGTAATTGGTCCAAGAGTCTTAACCTCCACCCCACAGTTTGGTGCAAATGTCTCAGCAAATTCTCCCTCAGCAGGTTTCTTAGCATTTGGCCCTCCAACTTCATCGCAATCACCTTGGTATGCTTTTACGTATTGCAAAGCTACACATGCCAAGCCTGGGTTGCTGTAAAGTGTGGACGATTTATGTGCCGTCCGATTGCTATTTAATGCAGCCACTAACTGATCAGCAGGATTGTCAGTAACTTTATCTGCATTTCCATTAAGAAATTAACAACTTAGCCAGGATGAGCTTCGTTACTTAATTCATTAGACGACAGCAAACAGCTATGtgcttaaattttttattttttttttataatgaaGGATGGTCTTGTTGGCACAAAATCACCAGCAAAAGCACAAAGGCAACTTTTGAACTATTCACTGCATTTCAACATGTCAAATTGCTGGATTCATGTTGCAATCTAAAGAGATAATGAAGAAATCAATTGCAACGCTGAGTCCGAGGACAGAAAGCCAAAAACTAGCATTGCTGGCAATGAGTGCTCTATCACAAGTTTCTCCAAACATTATCATCCTTCAACCGAGATGCCATTATCTTGTTTTGTAACGTATGAAGAATTAAATACAAGACATAAACAATCAAACGTAGTGCTGGATCTAATTAGAAGTCAGTTGACATACTTGATTCCCAGAATTAATATCACTAGTTTACTCCTTCCACCACCACCTCTCCACTGAGACGATGTACCTTTGGGCTTTGATTGCATGGACATATTCAAGATGTGCTCCATCGTTGATAATTACAAGAACATTTTCGGCAAAACACCCAAATTTGAGCAAGCAAGAACTGAAGAACATTTTCTAGTTCTAAAAGAGGGAAAAGCATAGGGAGAGAGATTAAGATCTCTTCTAAAGTCTTGCAGTATACAGCTTAACATTATCCCCGCCTGATACTATGGAAGTCAACCTAGAAGTCCGGTGAACTCAAAAAATGTGAAGACTACAATTTTCGTTTGGCTAGTAACACTGAACTTTGAAAATAAGAAGATGAAAGCTGTAAAAGATCTCCAAATAGTTGATAAGATCTAACTCTTCAATGagatccaaaaacaaaaaaagggaagTTCACAAATGCGCCAATCAGTTGCCAATTCTCATTGAAAGTTGCAAAAAAAGAGATTGCAAAACATTAAGCTTAAGTACCATTTAATCCAACTACAATTTCGGACCACAGTCAAGATTTATCTAACTACTTTATCAACTGCCTTTGAACCAAACCTGAAAAGGCAGATCCAACAAACAAATAAACTAGGCAGGTCCACATACATTTAATTGTATACAGTCATAAATGTAAAGTTTCCAACTTTCAAATCCATTATTTAGCACATTGCAGAGATGCAGAGCACAAATTACTAAAAAT
It includes:
- the LOC113704235 gene encoding uncharacterized protein is translated as MATQTWLLLGCCIFFISAEAATLQNKVTDNPADQLVAALNSNRTAHKSSTLYSNPGLACVALQYVKAYQGDCDEVGGPNAKKPAEGEFAETFAPNCGVEVKTLGPITGRLLGCETKYVKPDEAFSGILMKNSKSLEILYSKNHTEVGAAVSGSDGGSPYFWCVLFSNGTSNSSFVLEGGVAKISRPGCFSGANDQCNGANALFKIPILVSVAVGALIFSLSSLGV